CGCCGCCGGCCAGAAGAACGGACGCGCTGACGATGCAGAAGAGCGCCGCTATTCCCCCGGCGAGCACCACGCCCAGCCTCTCCATGCCCTCCCCTTGCCGCGGTGCTATATCAGGGTTTGCCGGCGGCCGCCAGCCAGAGGGCGACCTTCTCCTCCACCGTGAGGCGAGCATTCGCCGGACTGGTAGAAGGGAGGGAGAGGACGACGATGCCCGGCATTGCCCATACCTCCGGGTGGACGCGCCTGAGCCACTGCTCCGCCGCCCGGCCGTTGAGGACGACCGTCCGCACCGTCGGGTGGTCGCGGAGAAATCCCGGGATGTCGTTGGCCCGTGCGTCCCTGATCGAGGCGTCGCTGCTCCCCTCCCGCCTGCACCCGGCAAGGACGTCCCAGAGGGCGACGCCCTTCTCCGCAAGCAAAACGATGCGTTCCTCATAGGGGAGGTCTGCCGGTACGCCGAAGGCCCTCTCCATCACCTGCCAGAAGGCGTTCCGCGGGTTCGCGTAGTACTCGCCGGCCTGCAGGGAGGCGACGCTCGGGAAACTGCCCAGGATCAGGACACGGGGGTCGCGTCCCGCGGCAGGGAGAAGGCCGCTCATCCCCGCCGACTCTCCCGCATCGAGAGGGCGATCCGCTGCCTCGTCAGGTCCACCGAGAGGACGGTGACAGAGACCCGGTCGTGCACCCCGACGACGTCGAGGGGGTGGGCGACATAGGAGTCGGCGAGTTCGCTCACGTGGACCAGGCCGTCTATCCCGACCCCGATGTCCACGAAGGCGCCGAATGCCGTCACATTGGTCACCGTCCCGGAGAGGGACATGCCCGGTGCCAGGTCGTCGACCGAGGCCGGTGCACTCTCATAGACGCTCAGGTCGAAGGGCGGCCGCGGGTCCCGTCCCGGCGCGGCGAGTTCGGCGCAGATGTCCTGCACGGTCGGGAGGCCGACTTCACCGTGCACATAACGTTCGGGCTCGATCTTCCCGAGGAGGGAGGGGTTGCCGACAAGGTCACTGACCCCGACGCCCAGGTCGTCGGCCATCGCCCTGACGACCGAAGCGTGCATCGGGTGGACGGCGGTGGCGTCCAGGGGGTCTGCCCCGCCGACGACCCGCAGAAATCCTGCCGCCTGCTCGAAGGTCTTCGGCCCGATGCCGGGCACGTCCAGGAGGGCCCGGCGCGACCCGAAGGGGCCGTGCTCCTCCCTGAAGGCGACGATCCGTTCGGCCTGCGCCGGCCCGATCCCGGAGACCCTGGCGAGGAGGGAGGCGCTCGCCGTGTTCATCTCCACCCCGACGGCATTGACCGCGCTGACGACCACGTCGTCGAGGGCCGCGGCCAGAAGTCTCCCTTCCACGTCGTGCTGGTACTGCCCGACGCCGAGCGCCTGCGGGTCGATCTTCACCAGTTCGGCGAGCGGGTCCTGGAGGCGCCTGCCGATGGAGACCGCGCTCCTGAGGGTGAGATCGAGGTCGGGGAACTCACGGCGGGCCTCTGCCGAGGCCGAGTAGACCGAGGCCCCGCACTCGCTCACCGTGATCGCCGGGACGTCCAGGTCGAGAGTCTGGAGAAAGACCCGCGCCTCCCGGCCGCCGTGCCCGTTCCCGACGGCGATCACCTCGACGCCGTACCGCCGGCAGAGGTCGGCGAGCACCGCCCCGGCCTTCGCCTCCTGCCGGTGCGGCGGGAGGGGGCGGACGACCGTTGCATCGAGGAGTTTTCCCTGCCCGTCCAGGCAGGCGACCTTGCACCCGGCCGCGAAACCGGGGTCGACGGCAAGCACGACTTTTCTCCCCAGAGCAGGGGCCAGCAGGAGACGCCTGAGGTTTGCGGCAAAGACCCGCACCGCCTCCAGGTCGGCCCGCTCCTTCGCGGCCGCGAGCGTCTCGCGCTCCATCGCCGGGGCAAGGAGGCGGCGGTAGCCGTCCTGCACCGCGGCGGCCACGATCTCTGCCGCCGGCCCACGGCCCCGCTCCCCCAGCAGGGCGAGGGCCCGTCTCTCCGGCGGCGCGACCGTGAGGGAGAGCAGGCCCTCCCGCGCCCCCCGCAGCACCGCGTGGACGCGGTGGGCCGGCATCGCCCTGACCGTCCCGGTGTATCCTGCATATTCGGCGTACGGCGTGGCGGCAAGGTCCTTCCCGCGTGCCGCCCTGACCGTGATCACCCCGGCCTCCGCGAAGAGGCGGCGCATCGCCGCCCTGACGTCGGCGTCCTCGGAGACGGTTGCGGCGATGATGTCCTTCGCACCGGCAAGCGCCTCTGCACTATCGGCAGGGCCGCCAGGGCACACATATCTCCGCGCCTCGGCCTCCGGGTCGGTGCACTCCCCCCTGAGCAACGCCTCTGCCAGGGGTGCGAGCCCCTGCTCCCGCGCCGCCGAGGCGCGGGTCCGGCGTCCCGGCCTGAAGGGGAGATAGAGGTCTTCGAGGGCGGCGGGAGTCTCAGCCCCCATCACATCGACCATGAGGGCGGGAGTGAGCACGCCCTGCTCCCGCAGCGACGCCAGCACCGTCTCCCGCCGGTCTTCGAGCCTCTGCATCGCGGCAAGGCGGTCCCTGACCGCGGCGACGGCCACCTCGTCCAGGCACCCGGTCGCCTCCTTCCTGTACCTCGCAATGAAGGGGACAGTCGCACCGCCCGCAAGGAGGGCCGCGGTCCCCTCCACCTGCTCCCTCCTGATCCCGAGGGCGGCCGCGATGCCGGCGACGATCCGGCCCGAGCGCTCCCCGGTCGCTTCAGCCTCCATTCTTCCCAACTCTCTGGGCCCTCTCCTGATAAAGACACGCCGGCCCGTTCACTTTCACTGCCCGCGCCTGTACCTCTATGAGGCGTGAGGACAGAGTATTCGCGTGATGAAACACCTCGTCGTCAGGGGCGCGAGGGAGCACAACCTCAGGGATATCACCGTCACCCTCCCCCGCGACCGCCTCGTCGTCCTCACCGGCGTCTCCGGCTCAGGCAAGTCCACCCTTGCCTTCGACACAATCTATGCCGAGGGTCAGAGGCGGTACGTGGAGTCCCTCTCCGCCTACGCCCGCCAGTTCCTCGGTCTGATGAAAAAACCCGACGTCGACGCCATCGAGGGCCTCTCCCCGGCCATCTCCATCGAGCAGAAGACGACCTCGAAGAACCCGCGCAGCACCGTCGGCACGGTCACCGAGATCTACGACTACCTCCGCCTCCTCTACGCCCGCATCGGCGTGCCCTACTGCCCCGAGCACGGCACGCGCATCGAGTCGCGCTCGCCCGAGGCGATCGCCGACGCCATCGCGGCCGGTTTCGCCGGGCAGGTGACCGTCCTCGCCCCGGTCGTCAGGCAGAAGAAGGGGACGTACGGCCAACTCCTCAAGGACCTCGACGCCGAAGGATTCGGCCGCGTCCGTCTCGACGGCGAGATCGTGCGGACCGACGAGGAGCACCCCCTGGAGAGGTACGTCAAGCACGACATCGACGTGGTCGTCGACCGCCTCGACCCCTCGGAGCGCTCCCGTCTCGTCGAAGCCGTCGAGGGTGCGCTCGCAAAGTCCGACGGCCTTGTCATCGCCGTCGGTGAGGACGGCCGCGAGGAGACCTGCTCCGCAAAGATGGCCTGTCCTGTCTGCGGCCTCTCCTTCGAGGAACTCCAGCCGCGGATGTTCTCCTTCAACTCCCCCTTCGGCGCCTGCGAGGAGTGCAACGGCCTCGGCATCAGGATGGACTTCGACCCGGCCCTCATCATCCCCGACCCCTCGCTGAGCATCGCGGACGGCGCCGTCGCCCTATACAAAAACTACGTCGACGGCTACAGGGCGCAGTACCTCGCCGCGGTCGCCCGCCACTTCGGTTTCTCGGTGCTGACGCCGGTCAGGGACCTCACCCCGGGCCAGTACGAGGCCCTGATGTACGGCTCTCCCGACCAGATGAGGTTCTCGGTGCAGGGAAAAGGAGGCGACACCAGCTGGTCGCACACCGGCGCCTGGGAGGGCCTCCTTCCGCAGGCAGAACGCCTGTACCACCAGACCCAGTCGGAGTACCGCCGGGAGGAGCTGGAGAAGTTCATGCGGGTCTCGCCCTGCCCGAAGTGCGGCGGCAGGAGGCTGAAGGAGAAGGTGCTCGCCGTGAAGGTCGGCGGGAAGAACATCGTGGACATCACCGACCTCCCGATCACCGGGGCGATCCGGTTCTTCGACGACCTCGCCCTCACCGGCAGGGAGACGGAGATCGCCCGCCAGATCCTGAAGGAGATCAGGGCCCGCCTCACCTTCCTCGAAGAGGTCGGCCTCGGCTACCTCACCCTCTCGCGCAGCGCCGGCACCCTCTCGGGCGGCGAGGCCCAGCGCATCCGTCTCGCCACCCAGATCGGATCCAACCTGACAGGCGTGCTGTACGTGCTGGACGAACCCTCCATCGGCCTCCACCAGCGCGACAACCGCAGGCTCATCGAGACCCTCAAAAAACTCCGCGACCTGGGGAACACCCTCATCGTCGTCGAGCACGACGAGGAGACGATCAGGGCGGCGGACCATGTGGTGGACATCGGCCCCGGCGCCGGGGTGCACGGCGGCGAGGTCGTCGCGGCAGGGACGCCCGACGAGGTGGCGGCATCGCCGGTGTCCCTCACCGGTCAGTACCTCTCCGGCGCCCTCTCGATCCCGGTGCC
This window of the Methanofollis ethanolicus genome carries:
- a CDS encoding helix-hairpin-helix domain-containing protein, producing the protein MEAEATGERSGRIVAGIAAALGIRREQVEGTAALLAGGATVPFIARYRKEATGCLDEVAVAAVRDRLAAMQRLEDRRETVLASLREQGVLTPALMVDVMGAETPAALEDLYLPFRPGRRTRASAAREQGLAPLAEALLRGECTDPEAEARRYVCPGGPADSAEALAGAKDIIAATVSEDADVRAAMRRLFAEAGVITVRAARGKDLAATPYAEYAGYTGTVRAMPAHRVHAVLRGAREGLLSLTVAPPERRALALLGERGRGPAAEIVAAAVQDGYRRLLAPAMERETLAAAKERADLEAVRVFAANLRRLLLAPALGRKVVLAVDPGFAAGCKVACLDGQGKLLDATVVRPLPPHRQEAKAGAVLADLCRRYGVEVIAVGNGHGGREARVFLQTLDLDVPAITVSECGASVYSASAEARREFPDLDLTLRSAVSIGRRLQDPLAELVKIDPQALGVGQYQHDVEGRLLAAALDDVVVSAVNAVGVEMNTASASLLARVSGIGPAQAERIVAFREEHGPFGSRRALLDVPGIGPKTFEQAAGFLRVVGGADPLDATAVHPMHASVVRAMADDLGVGVSDLVGNPSLLGKIEPERYVHGEVGLPTVQDICAELAAPGRDPRPPFDLSVYESAPASVDDLAPGMSLSGTVTNVTAFGAFVDIGVGIDGLVHVSELADSYVAHPLDVVGVHDRVSVTVLSVDLTRQRIALSMRESRRG
- a CDS encoding DNA-deoxyinosine glycosylase — encoded protein: MSGLLPAAGRDPRVLILGSFPSVASLQAGEYYANPRNAFWQVMERAFGVPADLPYEERIVLLAEKGVALWDVLAGCRREGSSDASIRDARANDIPGFLRDHPTVRTVVLNGRAAEQWLRRVHPEVWAMPGIVVLSLPSTSPANARLTVEEKVALWLAAAGKP
- the uvrA gene encoding excinuclease ABC subunit UvrA, which encodes MKHLVVRGAREHNLRDITVTLPRDRLVVLTGVSGSGKSTLAFDTIYAEGQRRYVESLSAYARQFLGLMKKPDVDAIEGLSPAISIEQKTTSKNPRSTVGTVTEIYDYLRLLYARIGVPYCPEHGTRIESRSPEAIADAIAAGFAGQVTVLAPVVRQKKGTYGQLLKDLDAEGFGRVRLDGEIVRTDEEHPLERYVKHDIDVVVDRLDPSERSRLVEAVEGALAKSDGLVIAVGEDGREETCSAKMACPVCGLSFEELQPRMFSFNSPFGACEECNGLGIRMDFDPALIIPDPSLSIADGAVALYKNYVDGYRAQYLAAVARHFGFSVLTPVRDLTPGQYEALMYGSPDQMRFSVQGKGGDTSWSHTGAWEGLLPQAERLYHQTQSEYRREELEKFMRVSPCPKCGGRRLKEKVLAVKVGGKNIVDITDLPITGAIRFFDDLALTGRETEIARQILKEIRARLTFLEEVGLGYLTLSRSAGTLSGGEAQRIRLATQIGSNLTGVLYVLDEPSIGLHQRDNRRLIETLKKLRDLGNTLIVVEHDEETIRAADHVVDIGPGAGVHGGEVVAAGTPDEVAASPVSLTGQYLSGALSIPVPEHRRQSDAYLRITGCRENNLKNIDAAIPLGTLTVVTGVSGSGKSTLVYDTLYPALAREVSGSRVTPGAFATLASDTPVDKVIVIDQSPIGRTPRSNPATYTKVFDEIRKVFAETKEAKVRGYKPGRFSFNVKGGRCEACQGDGVIKIEMNFLPDVYVECDECKGKRFNAETLEVKYRGKSIADVLDMTVEEATALFENIPSIRNRLETLCRVGLGYIKLGQSSTTLSGGEAQRIKLTRELSKRGTGRTVYLLDEPTTGLHFHDVKKLIGVLDDLVEKGNTVVVIEHNLDVIKCADHIIDLGPEGGDAGGRVIATGTPEEVAGVKESYTGQFLAGILR